The nucleotide window GGCAAAACCGAACAGACCCGTTTCAATGAGCACGCGCGCGTACTGGCTGTCCAAAACACGGTCCCACGAAACACCGCCGCCGAACCACGGCCACACCAGCAAATTGTAGTTAACCTTTTTCCACACGTATATGCGCTCGTGCGTGGACTTATCCACCTGGAGACCCGTGTCCATGCCTCCAATCGCTACCGGTTCTCCACTCCCCTGCTGAAACGTGTAGTTGACGCGTTCGACAACTTCGGGTGGCATGATGGACTGAGAGAAGATCAAGACCAAAGCCGTTAGCAAGATCAGTATTGGTCTCTTACCCGCGATTCCCAGAACAAGCAGCCCCATCACCCACGCGAGGTAGGACGCGCGTGAAAGCGTAAACAAGAATGGCGTAAAAGCCAGGCCTGCCAAGCAGGCCATGACCACTTTCATTCTCTTTGTTGGAGCCTTGATATACATCGCCACAGCGATGCACATGACCAGCACCAAATAGCCGCCCAAAGTGTTAGGCTCCGTCCCGCCCGTTTCAAAGGGCGCACTTACGCGGTCAATTGAAGAAAAAAACTTCGAATACAGGCCATAGCAGGCAATGATAGCACCGACAACAAAGAACACCGCCAATTGCCACTTAATCTGCTGATATGTCCGTATAGCATTTCCTACGAGCACGAAAATCATGTAATACTCGGCAAGCTTGAGAAGGGTAAAGAACGCCTCACTCTGGTCGAACAACGGCAAGGACCTTCGAAACGCAAGCATCGAGCTGAATAAACATACAGAGTAATAGAGCACGATACCCTTGTTGATAGGCGACGGAAGCCAAAATGTGCCGCTTCCCTCAAACACCAGCTTCAAGAACACGCCCGCAAACACCACGATGATCAGGATATCGTCGTAACGCAACTGCAGCATGCGGTTCCCCATGCCGACCTTTTCGCTTGCGACTTCCGGCGAAAGAAGCATGGCAATAACCAGGAAACCAACGCCCCACTCCACGCGGAAGACCGTAACGCCGAAGAGAAATAGGCTGACGCCAAGAGCGATCGTCAGAGAAGGAATTTGAACGACGGAGTGGAAGATTAGCAGGCTGACTGCCGCAACTAGCACGAACCCGATAAGAAACGGGAACTCAACGCGGGCTTCGGAAACTTCACCGCGTCCGATCTGATACTCTGGTCTGCCGAAGAGCGCCATGTGCGAACCTTACACCGCTCGCCCGAAATCTACAGGATCACACACGAACCTGCCTCGTAACCATTGCGGGCAAGACGATAGGTATCAGAAATGATACCACCTTTTTCTGCGTCGCGGCGAAGCCTCATCGTAGTAATAGTAGTAGTAATAATAGTGCCTGCCGGTGGCTTCAAGCCCATTCAGCACTACCCCCGACAAATGCGCCCGCGCCGTTTCAAGCAACCTCTTCCCCCGGAGGATTGTCTGGCGGGCGGCGAACTTCACGGAGACCACAAGAATGGCCGTGTCCACTTCGGTAGCAAGAAGCACGGGGTCCGTTACTACCAGTACAGACGGGGCGTCACAAATGACCAAATCGAACTCGCCGGTCAGTTGCTCCATCACGCGGCGCATGCGATCCGATCCAATCAACTCGGAGGGATTCGGAGGCACGCGGCCGCTGGAAATCATCCACAGGTTATCGACGCGCGTGGGCCGGATTACCCGGTGCACGTCTTGACCCTCGCGAAGCACGTCCGCCAAGCCGGGGCCGCGTTCCATACGCAGCACATGGTGAACGTGGGGACGTCGAAGGTCCGTATCGATGATGAGTATGCGCAATCCGCTATCGGCAAGCGTAACCGCCAGGTTTACGGCCGTGGTCGTCTTGCCCTCGCCGGGAACCGCGCTCGTAATCATGAGGCTGCGCGGGCGGGTTTGAATGGTCGCAAGCTGGAAGTTCGTGCGAAGCGTACGATAGGCCTCGGAAATCGGCGACTTCGGATCGTGTCGAGTCACGATACACGCATCCACCTGTCCTTCATCGGTGATGCTTACAAAGTCTCCACGGTGCCGTCCCCGCGCTTTCCCGAAGCGCATCTTCGGAATAGCGCCAATGACCTCCACTCCGATGTAGTCCGCCACATCTTCAATCGTACGAATCGTCGTGTCCATGTACTCGCCAAGCATCGCGAAACCAAAACCGGCGATGAGGCCGACAAATCCGCCGATAACAAAATTCATCCACGGCCGAACGCGCTGCGACGTAGGCACTTGACTGGATACAACCGCATACTGCCGCTCGACAAACCCGCCTTCCCGATTAATGGCCGTCGAAATCTCGAACTCTTTGTCCAGGAGAGCGTCGAGTTGATCGCGCATCTTTCCGGTCTTGCGAACGAGATCCTGGTACTCCTTGTCCTTTTCGGCAAGCGAAGGCAGTGCGGCCTCCAGTTCGGAAACCAAACGCTGATTCGTAGCCGAGGCAATATCGAGCGACGTCAATTCGATTTGCAGCTTTACGTATTGGTCGCGTAACTGCTGCCGATCCTCGAACACACTCACGCCGCCTTCCGTTGCCCCATCGAGCTCCTGCATTGCGATCAGGATAGCCTGCTCCTTTTCGCGAATTTCTTCTTGCAGGTCCTGTAAAGGCTGGAAGCCCGGCTCAAACACGACGGACATTGATATGCGCTTCTGATGAAGCTCGCTGAGTTCATTGATGAGCTTGACGACTACTTCGTCGCTAATCTGACCGATGGACAGCGGCAGCTTCTGGTTCTGCTCCCGAAGCTGCTGCTCGATGTTCTGCATCTTGAAGTGGATTTCGTCCTTCGTTGTTTCCGCGTTGCTGATCTCCCTGCTCAGCTTCTGCATCTCATCGGTGACCTGGTCTTTCGTGCGAAATCCCATGTCTTTTCGGTAATGCCACAATTCGCTGTCGGCCTTGTCCAGCTCCTGACGCAACTCGTCCAACTGCTTTACGACGAAGTCGAGTGTGTTCTGCTCTTCCTCCACGAGAAACTGGCGATTAAGT belongs to Candidatus Hydrogenedentota bacterium and includes:
- a CDS encoding polysaccharide biosynthesis tyrosine autokinase, giving the protein MASETAALAQAASQSTRENQLRFMMTVAQRRWPLILLFTVLVGAVYGVWGLSKFKTVATYSASTKLNVRQSMWEKGILRDVGGKALFLNSPAALVERISKEAVAEAVVQAMVQQGVAEGLPYGAITTEKELAAVASDVQMRLRLEPDDSHGTIVVSAMAATQDEANRLTEFAARAFIGLNRQFLVEEEQNTLDFVVKQLDELRQELDKADSELWHYRKDMGFRTKDQVTDEMQKLSREISNAETTKDEIHFKMQNIEQQLREQNQKLPLSIGQISDEVVVKLINELSELHQKRISMSVVFEPGFQPLQDLQEEIREKEQAILIAMQELDGATEGGVSVFEDRQQLRDQYVKLQIELTSLDIASATNQRLVSELEAALPSLAEKDKEYQDLVRKTGKMRDQLDALLDKEFEISTAINREGGFVERQYAVVSSQVPTSQRVRPWMNFVIGGFVGLIAGFGFAMLGEYMDTTIRTIEDVADYIGVEVIGAIPKMRFGKARGRHRGDFVSITDEGQVDACIVTRHDPKSPISEAYRTLRTNFQLATIQTRPRSLMITSAVPGEGKTTTAVNLAVTLADSGLRILIIDTDLRRPHVHHVLRMERGPGLADVLREGQDVHRVIRPTRVDNLWMISSGRVPPNPSELIGSDRMRRVMEQLTGEFDLVICDAPSVLVVTDPVLLATEVDTAILVVSVKFAARQTILRGKRLLETARAHLSGVVLNGLEATGRHYYYYYYYYDEASPRRRKRWYHF